The nucleotide sequence AGGCGAACAGGAACCGCGCGGGGGTCGCAATTTTCGGGTGTCGAACGTGTTTTGAAAGTGTAGTGACTTCGTTCATGGACTGGTCTGCCTTTCGTGTTTTTCAGCGCTGGGATCTGTTTCTGTTTCAAATCATTTCCGTTTTCATTTTTTTCTTTAATTCGCATTTAATGCGCATAAAGCTCCTGCATCGTTGATACCTTTTTTCCCCGGGGACCGAGCACGTAATAGTGCAGGTATCACTTTTCTGATTCCAGCTGAATCAAATTATCTTTCATCTGACGCATGGCTTTCATGCCGATCTCCCATTCTTCCGCGGTCAATCCCTGCTTCAAACTTTCCCGTAACGCTTTAGCAGCGGGCAGGATTTTATTGATCTGCCGGGTCCCTTTAGAGGTCGGATAGATCAGGAACGCGCGACCGTCACTTGGATCCTGCTTTCTCCGCACCAGCCCTTTTGCGACCAATCCGTCCAGCTGACGTGTAATCGTGGTTTTGTCACGCAACATAATTTCCGCGAACTCTCCTCGACGAAGTGGCTGCCCAGACTCAACCAGCACCATCAACAAGGCGGATTCTTCCGCCGAAAGTTCGCAATCGTTTTCCGCCAGCAAATCTTCGACCCGCAACCGAAAAAGATAGGCAAGACGACTGATCAGAAACCCGGGGCGTTCAGTCTGTTTCATAAGTATTCTCGATAAAGTGGGATGAATTAATGTTATGCGCGAAACTTAGATTGGGGTTGACTTCCTTGTGAATAGGTGTATTATACACATAAAAATAGATGAGGCAAGTTATGTTTATTGCAGATTGCGAAAACCTGACAGATTCAATCATGCGGTATGGAACTGCCCGGTGCAGCGCATGACTGGATGATCTCGCTAATGGTATGGCTGCGGCATCCGCCTCACGTACGTTCTCACACTTTACGCGAAGGATTACAAAATGATGCACTGGTACTCTCTAATCGCATTTCTTCTTTTAGCAACTCCGCTATTTGCTCAGGAGAATGCAGCGACTCAAAAACTGACTGAGCAATCAAAGCAATTTGATGAGCAGGTGATTCAAGTCGCCGAGAATGTCTACACGGCGGTCGGCTTCAGCGTCTCGAATGTCTCGATGATCGTCGGCGATGACGGTGTTATTAT is from Gimesia maris and encodes:
- a CDS encoding MarR family winged helix-turn-helix transcriptional regulator: MKQTERPGFLISRLAYLFRLRVEDLLAENDCELSAEESALLMVLVESGQPLRRGEFAEIMLRDKTTITRQLDGLVAKGLVRRKQDPSDGRAFLIYPTSKGTRQINKILPAAKALRESLKQGLTAEEWEIGMKAMRQMKDNLIQLESEK